The Solibacillus sp. FSL W7-1464 genome contains a region encoding:
- a CDS encoding MFS transporter: MDYIKRGTKAFTMTNIALFAAGFITFANLYITQPLMPQFSYDYNVSPAVASLSLSVATSVLAISLLLFGSLSEAWGRKKLMTASIFAASFLTLALAFAPNFETILALRIIQGFVFAGVPAIAMAYLGEEMEPSSLGVAMGLYISGNAIGGLSGRIIIGTMSDLYNWQTGMIVLGALSILISCYFVWALPESKHFTPRPLQFRLLTKTLFQHIKDRRLILLFGIGFTLMSSFVTMYNYIGFKLVESPYSLSMTFVSWLFVVYLVGTWSSTWFGSLSDQFGRQNVLYSGIIIMIIGAVLTFPVSLPLKISGLVIFTFGFFGTHSIASGWVSHLAKVDKAQASSLYLFAYYMGSSIGGTLGGIFWMHYGWTGVVLFIGSALVVTFAFAGFIQYFQSKYEKMQST; this comes from the coding sequence ATGGACTATATAAAAAGAGGAACAAAAGCTTTTACAATGACGAATATCGCGTTATTTGCTGCAGGTTTTATTACCTTTGCCAACCTTTATATTACGCAGCCGTTAATGCCGCAGTTTTCCTATGATTACAACGTCTCCCCTGCGGTAGCCAGTCTATCGTTGTCTGTTGCCACATCCGTTTTAGCAATTAGTCTGTTGCTGTTCGGTTCATTGTCGGAAGCTTGGGGGCGAAAGAAATTAATGACTGCTTCGATTTTTGCTGCCTCTTTTTTAACACTCGCACTAGCATTTGCTCCTAATTTTGAGACGATTCTCGCATTGCGGATTATTCAAGGTTTTGTATTTGCCGGGGTTCCTGCCATTGCAATGGCTTATTTAGGAGAAGAAATGGAACCGTCAAGCCTAGGTGTTGCAATGGGTCTTTACATAAGCGGTAATGCGATTGGAGGGTTATCGGGACGTATCATTATCGGGACGATGAGTGATTTGTACAACTGGCAAACCGGAATGATTGTGCTTGGGGCTTTGAGCATTCTCATCAGTTGCTACTTCGTATGGGCACTACCCGAATCCAAACATTTCACACCACGCCCATTGCAATTCAGGCTGCTGACTAAAACACTGTTCCAGCATATAAAAGACAGAAGGCTCATCTTATTGTTTGGAATTGGTTTTACTTTAATGAGCAGCTTTGTGACAATGTATAATTATATTGGCTTCAAGCTGGTCGAATCACCCTATAGTTTAAGCATGACATTTGTGAGTTGGCTATTTGTTGTATATTTAGTAGGGACGTGGAGCTCAACATGGTTCGGAAGCTTATCTGATCAATTCGGACGGCAAAATGTTCTATACAGCGGGATAATCATTATGATCATCGGTGCAGTTCTTACCTTCCCTGTAAGTTTACCTTTAAAAATAAGCGGGCTCGTTATATTTACTTTTGGGTTTTTCGGCACCCACTCCATTGCAAGCGGCTGGGTCAGTCATTTAGCCAAAGTCGATAAAGCCCAGGCCTCCTCTTTGTATTTGTTCGCCTATTATATGGGGTCAAGTATCGGAGGAACGCTTGGCGGTATCTTTTGGATGCACTACGGCTGGACGGGGGTTGTGCTTTTCATCGGTTCAGCACTCGTAGTTACATTTGCTTTTGCTGGATTTATTCAATACTTTCAATCTAAATACGAAAAAATGCAGAGCACCTAG
- a CDS encoding DegV family protein, with the protein MNKKIAWITDTAALLPESFIKEHSIHVLALNIVFEEGALRETVDMTHDEFYDKLRNSTKHPKTSQPAFGEHVALYEKLKDEGYDCAIAIHTSEQLSGTVLSAPMAAEQAGFKSYVIDAKIGSYPMQVMLALGIELEKQGHAPEAIVEKIEAMRGKSELAFIPASLEQLHKSGRVSGMAMFLSNLLNIKLVIEYNKEGGVEVAKKVRADNRAKKAVIEKLERAMSKSPVKEVAIIHCNNEAGAIEWKKQLLKDYPSIQFTPTPLSACVGVHAGEGTLGLTWVRD; encoded by the coding sequence ATGAATAAAAAGATTGCTTGGATTACAGATACGGCTGCACTATTACCGGAAAGTTTTATTAAAGAACATTCAATTCATGTGCTTGCATTGAACATCGTTTTCGAAGAGGGCGCACTTCGCGAAACAGTGGACATGACGCACGATGAGTTTTACGATAAATTAAGAAATTCAACAAAGCATCCGAAAACATCTCAGCCTGCTTTCGGCGAGCATGTGGCGCTTTATGAAAAATTGAAAGACGAGGGCTATGACTGTGCGATTGCAATTCATACTTCGGAGCAATTATCAGGTACTGTACTTAGTGCTCCAATGGCCGCAGAACAGGCAGGATTCAAAAGTTATGTGATAGATGCGAAAATAGGTTCATATCCAATGCAAGTCATGCTGGCTCTTGGAATTGAGCTTGAAAAACAAGGACATGCCCCGGAAGCAATTGTCGAGAAAATAGAAGCAATGCGCGGCAAGTCGGAACTTGCTTTTATTCCTGCAAGCTTAGAGCAATTGCATAAAAGCGGACGTGTTTCTGGAATGGCGATGTTTCTCAGCAACTTGCTTAATATCAAACTAGTGATTGAATACAATAAAGAAGGCGGGGTTGAGGTGGCGAAAAAAGTACGTGCCGATAACCGTGCCAAAAAAGCCGTCATTGAAAAACTGGAGCGTGCGATGTCAAAGTCACCTGTCAAAGAAGTCGCGATTATTCACTGTAATAATGAAGCAGGGGCTATCGAGTGGAAAAAACAATTATTGAAGGACTATCCGTCGATTCAATTTACACCGACACCACTTTCTGCATGTGTAGGCGTCCATGCAGGAGAAGGAACTTTAGGATTGACATGGGTGCGTGATTAA
- a CDS encoding glutathione peroxidase, translated as MNIYDIPVKTEKGEQYELDRYKGQVMMIVNTASKCGFTNQFTELEELYDKYKEEGFVVLGFPSDQFKQELSSSEEAAEFCRLDYGVTFPMHEMVKVNGSEAHPLFKHLSSEAKGLLGQSVKWNFTKFLVDRDGNVIKRYAPKDSPTKAENDIAKLL; from the coding sequence ATGAATATTTATGATATTCCTGTTAAAACAGAAAAAGGCGAGCAATATGAATTAGACCGTTATAAAGGTCAGGTAATGATGATTGTCAATACAGCAAGCAAGTGCGGATTTACCAATCAGTTTACAGAGCTTGAAGAATTATATGATAAGTATAAAGAGGAAGGTTTTGTCGTCCTCGGCTTCCCTTCTGACCAATTCAAACAGGAGTTGTCTTCGAGTGAGGAAGCTGCCGAGTTCTGTCGTTTAGATTATGGTGTTACATTCCCGATGCACGAAATGGTGAAAGTAAACGGTTCTGAAGCCCATCCTTTATTCAAACACTTATCTTCTGAAGCTAAAGGTCTTCTAGGCCAATCAGTTAAGTGGAATTTCACGAAGTTTTTAGTCGATCGTGATGGCAATGTCATTAAACGTTATGCCCCAAAGGATTCACCGACAAAAGCAGAAAATGATATTGCAAAATTACTGTAG
- a CDS encoding RNA polymerase sigma factor, with translation MDIEKLIDTYSDYLYRIAFIYTKDRLTAEEVVQDVFINYYHKSDQFEQKASIKTYLVKMTINRSYDYLRSWKNRKFVFTQFFQQHAKGAEQIYVEKELQGEVTAAVLALPVKDREVLLLYYYEEMTVFEIAELLELAVSTVKSRLQRARAKLKPKLSMEVMEDD, from the coding sequence GTGGATATTGAGAAATTAATTGATACATACAGTGATTATTTGTACCGCATTGCTTTTATATATACGAAGGATCGTTTAACAGCAGAAGAAGTTGTCCAAGACGTATTTATAAACTACTATCATAAATCAGACCAGTTTGAACAGAAAGCCTCGATTAAAACTTATTTAGTGAAGATGACGATTAATCGCAGCTATGATTATTTGCGTAGCTGGAAAAACAGGAAATTCGTATTTACTCAGTTTTTTCAGCAACATGCAAAAGGTGCCGAACAGATTTATGTCGAGAAGGAATTACAGGGGGAAGTAACCGCCGCTGTTCTTGCACTACCGGTAAAAGATCGTGAAGTGTTATTACTCTACTATTATGAGGAAATGACCGTTTTTGAAATCGCCGAGTTGTTGGAATTGGCGGTATCGACTGTTAAATCTCGTTTACAGCGAGCTCGAGCGAAACTAAAGCCGAAATTAAGCATGGAGGTGATGGAGGATGATTAA
- a CDS encoding DUF5071 domain-containing protein, with protein MIPKDKHDIAAVETLNAAEAEAVIPLLPKLLEWVQDMNWPVAEPMVELLLQYPNELTPLVDTVLRGDDDMWIYWCLVAIVPKLPFYSKLVLADAVEQIAAMEKTPVNEDNVEAAQETLLSFQP; from the coding sequence ATGATTCCGAAAGATAAACATGACATTGCAGCAGTGGAAACACTGAATGCTGCGGAAGCGGAAGCGGTTATTCCATTACTGCCGAAACTGCTTGAATGGGTGCAGGATATGAACTGGCCTGTTGCGGAGCCAATGGTTGAGCTGCTATTACAATATCCGAATGAACTGACACCACTTGTTGACACTGTGCTGCGCGGTGACGATGATATGTGGATTTACTGGTGTCTCGTTGCGATCGTACCGAAGCTGCCGTTTTATTCGAAGCTCGTATTGGCAGATGCGGTAGAACAAATTGCCGCAATGGAGAAAACACCAGTCAATGAAGATAATGTAGAAGCTGCTCAAGAAACGTTACTAAGTTTTCAGCCATAA
- a CDS encoding anthranilate synthase component II, with translation MILLIDNYDSFTYNLYHQIAQFGEDVKIVRNDAMTVEEIRTLQPKAIVISPGPGEPKDAGIVIDMIRQLYQEIPILGICLGHQSIGEAFGATVSRARNIMHGKTSMLQYEKTGLFAQFEGEVEVMRYHSLIIEKHTLHEDFRIIATSSDDGEIMAIQHVNYPVYGLQFHPESIGTELGTAMISGFLKKVEVLV, from the coding sequence ATGATTTTACTTATCGATAATTATGATTCATTTACGTATAATCTGTATCACCAAATCGCCCAGTTTGGGGAAGACGTAAAAATTGTCCGAAATGATGCAATGACGGTTGAGGAAATCCGTACATTGCAGCCGAAAGCGATTGTTATTTCTCCAGGTCCCGGGGAACCGAAAGACGCAGGAATTGTTATTGATATGATCCGCCAGCTTTATCAAGAGATTCCGATATTGGGAATATGCCTCGGCCACCAGTCGATTGGTGAAGCGTTCGGTGCAACGGTGAGCCGTGCCCGAAATATTATGCATGGGAAAACGAGCATGCTTCAATATGAAAAAACAGGTTTGTTTGCACAGTTCGAAGGGGAAGTAGAAGTGATGCGCTATCATTCACTTATTATTGAAAAGCACACATTGCATGAAGATTTCCGAATTATTGCTACAAGTTCAGATGATGGAGAAATAATGGCGATTCAACATGTAAACTATCCGGTTTATGGACTGCAGTTCCATCCTGAGTCCATTGGAACAGAACTCGGTACAGCCATGATCAGCGGGTTTTTAAAGAAGGTGGAGGTATTGGTATGA
- the trpE gene encoding anthranilate synthase component I, with protein sequence MAVKTCKYVMKQVNGDIYTPISIFESIVGTKKVLFESNAKFKQNGRYSFIAFNPVGELKGNAESGSYSIHNQELTTEQKPVLTLLKELLPIQKEDAPFAFFGGAIGYFGYETAYHFEQIGEIVGDVYNMPDVHVYFYETFIVIDHLLQQVSIVAMDLFQAGHTIEFMQQKVDDIEQMMMSSVSYKHTAEIEVQFAPTIKKERFIGMVETAKQHIRNGDIFQVVLSQTFEAEFRENPLTLYRKLRTSNASPYMFFMEFGDYMVLGTSPESLVKVQKGLVTTNPIAGTKPRGQNVQEDEAIANALLQDEKEIAEHKMLVDLGRNDVGRVAQIGTVAVTKYMEIEKYKYVMHIVSEVTGKLRDGAHLVDVIASSLPAGTVSGAPKIRAMQIINELEQRKRGIYAGAIGYLSASGDMDLALAIRTMVIKDEKAYVQAGAGIVYDSVPEMEYEETLNKAKALLEVRK encoded by the coding sequence ATGGCAGTAAAGACATGCAAATATGTAATGAAACAGGTAAATGGTGATATCTATACGCCAATTTCGATTTTTGAATCTATCGTTGGAACGAAAAAAGTATTATTTGAATCCAATGCAAAATTTAAGCAAAACGGGCGCTATTCCTTCATCGCCTTTAATCCGGTCGGTGAACTGAAAGGAAATGCGGAATCCGGTTCTTACTCTATCCATAATCAGGAGCTGACGACAGAACAGAAACCGGTATTAACTTTATTAAAAGAGCTACTGCCCATTCAGAAGGAAGACGCTCCGTTTGCCTTTTTTGGCGGGGCAATCGGTTATTTTGGTTATGAAACAGCCTATCATTTTGAACAGATCGGGGAAATTGTAGGCGATGTATACAATATGCCGGATGTTCATGTTTATTTTTACGAAACGTTTATCGTCATCGATCATCTGTTACAGCAAGTATCCATCGTGGCAATGGATCTGTTTCAGGCGGGCCATACGATTGAATTCATGCAGCAAAAAGTGGATGATATCGAACAAATGATGATGTCATCAGTATCATATAAGCACACAGCAGAAATAGAGGTACAGTTTGCTCCCACGATTAAAAAAGAACGCTTTATTGGAATGGTTGAAACGGCAAAGCAGCATATACGTAATGGAGACATCTTCCAAGTCGTTTTGTCGCAAACCTTTGAAGCTGAATTCCGTGAAAATCCATTGACACTATACCGCAAACTACGGACGTCAAATGCCTCTCCGTATATGTTCTTTATGGAATTCGGGGACTATATGGTTCTTGGCACATCTCCGGAAAGTCTTGTGAAAGTTCAAAAGGGGCTTGTAACGACAAATCCGATTGCCGGAACAAAACCGCGTGGACAGAATGTACAGGAGGATGAAGCAATTGCAAATGCATTGCTGCAAGATGAGAAGGAAATTGCCGAACATAAAATGCTTGTTGATTTAGGGCGTAATGATGTTGGACGTGTTGCCCAGATCGGAACAGTAGCTGTTACAAAATATATGGAAATCGAAAAATATAAATATGTCATGCATATCGTTTCAGAAGTGACAGGGAAATTACGGGACGGTGCCCACTTAGTCGATGTAATTGCATCAAGCCTGCCCGCCGGTACAGTATCGGGTGCACCGAAAATTCGGGCGATGCAGATCATAAATGAGCTGGAACAGAGAAAACGTGGCATATATGCAGGTGCCATCGGTTATTTGTCGGCATCAGGGGATATGGATTTAGCTCTTGCAATCCGTACAATGGTCATTAAAGATGAAAAAGCGTATGTTCAGGCAGGTGCAGGGATTGTTTATGATTCAGTCCCTGAAATGGAATATGAAGAAACATTAAATAAAGCAAAAGCATTGCTGGAGGTGCGCAAATGA
- a CDS encoding ATPase — protein MHAKIDKADCMFLISDETMYRFQQLIDELNLFTLILPLSEGSYQRSVIIFDIWYLLSTEEINRISNPENTMIYPIRKFLLDKIKTFQIKRYIQLALYENEKLAFICAIYIYLKQEQFLGQKLADNEELAASFQALKGFSSKSLRPIYDSKYSEVENYPQQLALLQSTILKELQVLVIEFEPTLFNLYEQAITEASEIYEAVFGLINDWGGRVT, from the coding sequence ATGCACGCTAAAATAGATAAAGCAGATTGTATGTTTTTAATTTCTGATGAGACAATGTACCGATTTCAGCAGTTGATCGATGAACTTAATTTATTCACCTTAATACTTCCACTCAGTGAAGGGTCTTACCAACGTTCAGTCATCATTTTTGATATTTGGTATTTATTATCTACTGAAGAAATCAATCGTATTTCCAATCCGGAAAATACAATGATTTATCCAATCCGTAAATTTTTATTGGATAAAATTAAAACCTTTCAAATAAAACGCTATATTCAGCTTGCTTTATATGAAAATGAAAAGCTGGCGTTCATTTGTGCAATTTATATTTATTTAAAGCAGGAGCAGTTTCTCGGGCAAAAATTAGCGGATAACGAGGAATTGGCCGCAAGTTTCCAGGCTTTGAAAGGCTTCAGCAGTAAAAGTCTAAGACCTATTTATGATTCAAAATATAGTGAAGTTGAAAATTACCCGCAACAGCTCGCTTTATTGCAAAGCACTATATTAAAAGAATTGCAGGTACTTGTAATAGAATTCGAACCGACTCTTTTTAACCTTTATGAACAAGCGATTACCGAGGCAAGTGAGATTTACGAAGCGGTATTTGGATTAATCAATGACTGGGGTGGACGAGTGACATGA
- a CDS encoding tetratricopeptide repeat protein, which translates to MDTNYNEIGIKAFQEKRYEEAAQAFTQAIESQPNDAIGYVNFGTLLAAMGDIERAERFFQKAITVDEKAATAYYGLANLYYEAERYTEAAKLYQKSIDYGIEGADAYYMLAKSFEREQQFKLALPFMQRAAEIAPKDLQIRLAYGILLCSLEMFDFAKPELEYVIEEDWNNADAHYNLGVLYAVSTSDTDKAKYHLKQAYTLQPEFDQAKYLYDMICQRSN; encoded by the coding sequence ATGGATACAAACTATAATGAAATCGGAATTAAAGCATTTCAGGAAAAGCGTTATGAAGAAGCTGCACAAGCTTTCACACAGGCAATTGAATCACAGCCGAACGATGCAATCGGCTATGTAAACTTCGGTACATTGCTTGCTGCAATGGGGGATATCGAACGTGCAGAACGCTTTTTCCAGAAAGCAATCACAGTAGATGAAAAAGCTGCGACAGCGTATTACGGATTAGCGAATTTATATTATGAAGCTGAACGCTATACAGAAGCCGCAAAACTATATCAAAAATCGATCGACTACGGAATCGAAGGGGCAGATGCCTATTACATGCTGGCAAAATCATTTGAACGCGAACAGCAATTCAAGTTGGCCCTGCCATTTATGCAGCGTGCAGCAGAAATTGCGCCAAAAGACCTGCAAATTCGTTTAGCATACGGCATATTACTTTGCTCTTTGGAAATGTTCGATTTTGCGAAGCCCGAGCTGGAGTATGTTATTGAAGAAGACTGGAATAATGCGGATGCACATTATAATTTAGGTGTACTATATGCAGTATCCACGTCAGATACCGATAAAGCAAAATATCATTTGAAACAGGCTTATACACTGCAGCCTGAGTTTGATCAAGCGAAGTATTTATATGATATGATTTGTCAACGTTCGAATTAA
- the mnmA gene encoding tRNA 2-thiouridine(34) synthase MnmA, which produces MVETRDPSQIRVVIGMSGGVDSSVAAYLLKQQGYDVIGIFMKNWDDTDEFGVCTATEDYDDVIAVCNQIGIPYYAVNFEKQYWDKVFTYFLEEYKAGRTPNPDVMCNKEIKFKAFLEHALALGADYLATGHYARVAHDENGVKMLRGIDNNKDQTYFLNQLTSEQLEKVMFPIGHLPKPEVRKIAEEAGLATAKKKDSTGICFIGERNFKEFLSQYLPAQPGNMETFDGEVKGTHDGLMYYTLGQRHGLGIGGDGEPWFVVGKDLKRNVLYVGQGFHHDALYSDALTAVKMSFTGEAKTGTFNCTAKFRYRQEDSPVTVTMREDGTAFIEFAEPVRAITPGQAVVLYDGEECLGGGTIDGVFKNSEQLTYVG; this is translated from the coding sequence ATGGTAGAAACAAGAGATCCATCTCAAATTCGAGTAGTTATTGGAATGAGTGGAGGCGTAGATTCATCGGTAGCCGCATATTTATTGAAACAGCAAGGTTATGATGTAATCGGTATTTTCATGAAAAACTGGGATGATACGGATGAATTTGGTGTATGTACAGCGACAGAAGATTATGATGATGTAATCGCAGTATGTAACCAAATCGGGATACCGTATTATGCAGTCAACTTTGAAAAACAATATTGGGACAAAGTATTTACGTACTTCCTGGAAGAATATAAAGCAGGCCGTACACCGAATCCTGATGTTATGTGCAATAAAGAAATTAAATTTAAAGCCTTCCTGGAGCATGCACTGGCACTTGGCGCGGATTATTTAGCGACAGGCCACTATGCACGTGTAGCGCATGACGAAAACGGTGTGAAAATGCTTCGAGGCATTGATAACAATAAAGACCAAACATATTTCCTGAATCAGTTAACTTCAGAACAGCTGGAAAAGGTCATGTTCCCAATCGGACATTTACCGAAGCCTGAAGTTCGTAAAATTGCGGAAGAAGCAGGTTTGGCTACAGCGAAGAAGAAAGATTCAACAGGTATCTGCTTCATCGGTGAACGTAATTTCAAAGAATTTTTAAGCCAGTACCTTCCTGCGCAGCCGGGCAATATGGAAACATTCGATGGTGAAGTAAAGGGCACACATGACGGGTTGATGTACTATACATTAGGGCAGCGTCACGGTTTAGGGATAGGCGGAGACGGTGAACCTTGGTTTGTTGTCGGGAAAGATCTAAAACGCAATGTTTTATATGTTGGACAAGGCTTCCATCACGATGCACTGTATTCGGATGCATTGACTGCTGTAAAAATGAGCTTTACAGGGGAAGCAAAAACGGGCACATTTAACTGCACGGCAAAATTCCGCTATCGTCAGGAAGACTCGCCGGTAACAGTGACAATGCGTGAAGACGGTACAGCATTTATCGAATTTGCAGAGCCGGTTCGGGCAATCACACCTGGACAGGCGGTTGTTCTGTATGATGGTGAAGAGTGCCTGGGCGGCGGTACGATCGATGGCGTGTTTAAAAACAGCGAACAGTTAACATATGTAGGGTAA
- a CDS encoding cysteine desulfurase family protein, with the protein MKNTIYLDHAATSPIAPEVIDVMARAMTEESGNASSIHTVGRSARKALDDSRASLAAKVNAKPSEIIFTSGGTEADNMAIFGTAYARQKEGKHIITTAIEHHAVLHACEKLEKEGFTVTYLPVDQTGRISAEQVKEALRDDTILVTIMYGNNEVGTIQPIAEIGAILKEHTATFHTDAVQAFGLEKMDVEALHVDLLSVTAHKINGPKGIGFLYAKTGVKLTNILFGGSQEKKRRAGTENVPAIIAFAKAAELAGQSAQQRIGQYNGFKNILIEQFQQADTDFHLNGHQTSVLPHILNVTFPGTDVESFLINLDMAGVLVSSGSACTAGSIDPSHVLVAMYGQNAPELRSSIRFSFGLGLTDELVREAGKRTAEIVKRLTS; encoded by the coding sequence TTGAAAAATACAATTTATCTTGATCATGCCGCAACATCACCCATTGCACCGGAAGTGATTGATGTAATGGCACGTGCTATGACCGAGGAAAGCGGTAATGCATCGAGTATTCATACAGTTGGACGCAGTGCACGTAAAGCACTGGATGATTCTCGGGCGAGTTTGGCAGCAAAAGTAAATGCGAAACCCTCTGAAATTATTTTTACAAGCGGTGGAACAGAAGCCGATAATATGGCCATTTTTGGTACAGCGTATGCGCGCCAAAAAGAAGGAAAGCATATTATTACAACAGCAATTGAACACCATGCCGTTTTACATGCGTGTGAAAAGCTTGAAAAAGAAGGTTTCACGGTGACGTATTTACCCGTTGACCAAACGGGGCGTATTAGCGCAGAACAGGTGAAAGAGGCTTTACGTGATGATACGATTTTAGTTACGATTATGTATGGAAACAATGAAGTCGGCACTATCCAGCCTATCGCAGAAATTGGAGCGATCTTAAAAGAACATACAGCTACATTCCATACAGATGCTGTTCAGGCATTCGGACTGGAAAAAATGGATGTAGAAGCACTCCATGTTGATTTGTTGAGCGTTACTGCCCATAAAATTAACGGTCCTAAAGGAATTGGTTTTTTATATGCAAAAACAGGAGTAAAATTAACAAATATTCTATTTGGCGGCTCCCAGGAGAAAAAACGCCGTGCAGGAACGGAAAATGTCCCAGCGATTATTGCGTTTGCAAAAGCTGCCGAGTTAGCAGGACAATCTGCACAACAGCGTATCGGGCAGTACAACGGTTTTAAAAATATTTTAATTGAACAGTTCCAGCAGGCGGATACTGATTTTCATCTGAATGGTCATCAAACAAGTGTTTTACCGCATATTTTGAATGTCACTTTCCCCGGAACGGATGTTGAATCATTTTTAATCAATTTGGATATGGCAGGCGTACTCGTATCAAGCGGTTCTGCTTGCACGGCAGGTTCGATCGACCCGTCCCATGTACTTGTTGCGATGTATGGACAGAACGCGCCTGAGCTTCGTAGTTCCATTCGTTTCAGTTTTGGGTTAGGATTAACAGATGAGTTAGTGCGGGAAGCAGGGAAGCGAACTGCTGAAATTGTGAAACGACTAACTTCGTAA
- the cymR gene encoding cysteine metabolism transcriptional regulator CymR encodes MKISTKGRYGLTIMIELAKHYGEGPIPLRQIAADKDLSEAYLEQLVSPLRNAGLVKSVRGAYGGYMLAHKPNEISAADVIRVLEGPIQPVEGIENEEAPQRELWMRIRDAVKNVLDTTTIDDLAKYTNNEVSDGYMFYI; translated from the coding sequence ATGAAAATATCGACTAAAGGACGTTACGGTTTAACGATTATGATTGAATTGGCAAAGCATTATGGTGAAGGACCGATTCCGCTGCGACAAATTGCTGCGGATAAAGACTTATCTGAAGCGTATTTAGAACAGTTGGTGTCACCATTGCGCAATGCAGGTCTTGTGAAAAGTGTCCGTGGCGCATATGGCGGCTATATGTTGGCACATAAGCCAAATGAAATTTCTGCAGCTGATGTCATCCGTGTATTGGAAGGGCCGATTCAGCCAGTTGAAGGAATAGAAAATGAAGAGGCGCCACAGCGTGAATTATGGATGCGTATTCGCGATGCAGTAAAAAATGTGTTGGATACAACAACGATTGACGATTTGGCAAAGTATACAAATAATGAAGTATCCGACGGCTATATGTTTTACATTTAG